In a single window of the Drosophila albomicans strain 15112-1751.03 chromosome 3, ASM965048v2, whole genome shotgun sequence genome:
- the LOC117572482 gene encoding basic helix-loop-helix neural transcription factor TAP, producing MSACYNSVYNPSQSFEFDEDDDDDASFDSGYEKSFETDLNASSRRRLDFEDHYNTTANASGTPPVPAHASALGYNGGWDVASANSPPAGFVGLLDTSSNHSSRSGRTLVEHLNSRAASSNNFEPQLTSTPMKSPEDPNAPRPKRKYAVGKNRVTRSRSPLQVVRIKKFRRMKANDRERNRMHTLNDALERLRVTLPSLPEETKLTKIEILRFAHNYIFALEQVLESGGTINLDLEKLQNFTLSGERITKELFDALFVNPQPLPMFAGGRIFPYGSHQQTTPMHYHQPNPTVDYASTAQPAGFDFGSSMRFYQQQEQASTAASEHFSQEKYDLFRSNFEAAANGTTLPVVETPGLHQQSSFYTQTPPWKEFHEEPQQPLQHQQHPQHHQQFSYKQFAHQV from the coding sequence ATGTCTGCTTGTTACAACAGCGTTTACAATCCATCGCAGTCCTTTGAGTTCGACgaggatgacgacgacgacgcgtcCTTCGACAGCGGCTACGAGAAGAGCTTCGAAACCGATCTCAATGCCAGCTCACGGCGTCGCCTGGACTTTGAGGACCATTACAACACCACGGCAAATGCCAGCGGTACTCCGCCCGTTCCAGCTCATGCGTCTGCTTTGGGCTACAACGGCGGCTGGGATGTGGCCTCGGCCAACTCACCACCCGCTGGCTTTGTAGGGCTACTAGACACCAGCAGCAATCACAGCTCACGCAGTGGACGCACTTTGGTGGAGCATCTCAACAGTCGTGCAGCGAGCAGCAATAACTTTGAGCCACAGCTAACGAGCACGCCGATGAAATCTCCCGAAGATCCGAATGCGCCGCGTCCCAAGCGCAAATATGCCGTCGGCAAGAATCGTGTGACGCGTTCGCGAAGTCCGTTGCAAGTGGTGCGCATCAAGAAGTTCCGGCGCATGAAGGCCAACGATCGGGAGCGCAATCGGATGCATACACTTAACGATGCTCTGGAACGTTTGCGGGTCACGCTGCCCTCGCTACCCGAGGAGACGAAGCTAACGAAGATCGAGATACTGCGCTTCGCACACAACTACATCTTTGCGCTGGAGCAGGTGCTCGAGAGCGGTGGCACCATCAATCTGGATCTGGAGAAGCTGCAGAACTTTACGCTGAGCGGCGAACGCATCACCAAAGAACTGTTCGATGCGCTCTTTGTGAATCCACAGCCACTTCCCATGTTTGCCGGCGGTCGCATCTTTCCCTATGGATCGCATCAACAGACGACGCCGATGCATTATCATCAACCCAATCCGACTGTGGATTATGCGTCAACTGCGCAGCCAGCTGGCTTCGATTTCGGCAGCAGCATGCGTTTCTATCAGCAACAGGAACAAGCTTCAACGGCAGCTTCAGAACACTTTTCCCAGGAGAAATACGATCTGTTTCGCAGCAACTTTGAGGCAGCTGCCAATGGCACAACGTTGCCGGTAGTCGAGACACCTGGACTGCATCAGCAGAGCAGTTTCTACACCCAAACGCCGCCCTGGAAGGAGTTTCATGAGGAGCCCCAGCAACCgttgcaacatcagcaacatcctcaacatcatcagcagttTAGCTATAAACAGTTTGCGCATCAGGTATAG